The following is a genomic window from Bosea sp. RAC05.
TCGGCCCCTCGTCATGGGCGCAGGCGGTGGCGACCATGTGCACGAGGTCGGCCTCGTCGGCCGCCGCCATCAGCACGAAGCCGGGCAGGCAGCCGAGATAGGCGGTGTCGAAAGCCCCCGCATGGGTCGCGCCATCGGCCCCGACGAGGCCGGCCCGGTCGATCGCGAAGCGCACCGGCAGCTTCTGCAGCGCGACATCGTGGACGATCTGGTCATAGGCCCGCTGCAGGAAGGTCGAGTAGATCGCGCAGACCGGCTTGAGCCCCTGGCAGGCGAGGCCGGCGGCGAAGGTCACCGCATGCTGCTCGGCGATGCCGACATCGAAGAAGCGGGAGGGATGGGCCTTGGCGAAGGCATCGAGCCCGGTGCCCGAGGGCATCGCCGCCGTGATCGCGACGATCCGCTCATCCTGCGCCGCCTCGCGTAGAAGGGCCTGCGAAAACACCTTGGTATAGGCGGGCGCGCTCGAGACGGTCTTCTCCTGCACGCCGCTGGCGACATCGAACTTGACCACGGCATGGTACTTGTCAGCCGTCGCCTCGGCCGGCGCGTAGCCCTTGCCCTTCTGCGTCACGACATGGACAAGGATCGGCCCGTTGGGCGCATCGCGGACATTGCGCAGCACCGGCACCAGATGGTCGAGATTGTGCCCGTCGATCGGGCCGACATAGTAGAACCCCAGCTGGTCGAACAGCGTCCCGCCGGTGAGATAGCCGCGCGCATGCTCGACGGCGCGGGTGATCTTGGAATCGAGCCCGCGGCCCAGCCGGCGGGTGAGCTGGCGGCCCTGGTCGCGCAGCGAGAGATAGGTCTTCCCCGAGAGCAGCTTGGCCAGATGCGCCGACAGCGCCCCCACCGGCGGGGCGATCGACATGTCGTTGTCGTTGAGGATGACGATCAGCCGCTTGCCGAGCGCACCGGCATTGTTCATCGCCTCATAGGCCATGCCGGCCGACATCGCCCCGTCGCCGATCACGGCCACGACATGCCCGTCCTCGCCCTTGAGGTCGCGGGCGACGGCGAAACCCAGCCCCGCCGAGATCGAGGTCGAGGTGTGGGCGGCACCGAAGGGATCGAATTCGCTTTCCTCGCGCTTGGTGAAGCCGGACAGGCCCCCGCCCTGCCGCAGCGTCCGGATTCGGTCGCGTCGGCCGGTCAGGATCTTGTGCGGATAGGCCTGGTGCCCGACGTCCCAGATCAGGGTGTCGCGCGGCGTGTCGAAGAGGTGATGGAGCGCGACCGTGAGCTCGACCACGCCCAGCCCCGCTCCGAGATGCCCCCCGGTGACGGAGACGGCGTCGATCGTCTCGGCCCGGAGCTCGTCGGCGAGCTGCCGCAGCTGGTGATGGGACAGGCGGCGCAGATCGGCGGGCGAGGTGACGCCGTCGAGAAGCGGGGTCTCTGGCATTCCAATCCCCTTCGCGTTCCGATGTGTCAGCTTGAATTTACATATTGCTGTCAAGCTGTCGATACACTACGAAGGACTCGCACGACATGCAATCGCTTTGGACGTGCTTTCTCACGATCGGCCGGCGACAGCCCGCAAGAGGCTCTGGGCCCGCAGACTGCGAAGTAAGTGAAACGGTCTGGGGGGTGCGACGGCAGCGGACTTGCCCGCCACGCATCGCACTTCCATTATAACTGGAATAAGTCTGGAGAGGTTACCGCCATGAGACAGCTTGCCTACGCAGCCGCAGCCGCCGTCGTCACCCTCCTCCCCGCCATGGCACAGGCGCAGGATCTCGCCGCCGGTGAGAAGGTCTTTCTGCAATGCCGGACCTGCCACCAGGTCGGCGAAACCGCCAAGAACGCCGTCGGCCCGGCGCTCAACGGCCTGTTCGACAACCGCAAGGCCGGTACCGCCGCAGGCTATAGCTATTCGGCGGCCTACAAGTCGCTCGACAAGGTCTGGAGCGAGGACAATTTCCGCGTCTACATCAAGGACCCGCGCGGCGTGACGCCGGGGACGAAGATGATCTATCCGGGCCTCAAGGACGACGCCCAGATCACCAACCTGATCGCCTATCTCAAGCAGTTCGGGCCGGACGGCAAGAAGAAGTAAGCGCGCTCCGCACCCCGCGGGAATCATCGGGCCCGCGTCCGGCACAGGCTGGACGCGGGCTTTTTCGTGCCGGGGACTCAGGCGGTGAAGCTGCCGATCCGGAACAGATCCGCCGGATTCGTGCTGCTCATCCGGCGCAGCTCGGCCTCGGCGAACCCGTCCGATTCGAGCAGG
Proteins encoded in this region:
- the dxs gene encoding 1-deoxy-D-xylulose-5-phosphate synthase — protein: MPETPLLDGVTSPADLRRLSHHQLRQLADELRAETIDAVSVTGGHLGAGLGVVELTVALHHLFDTPRDTLIWDVGHQAYPHKILTGRRDRIRTLRQGGGLSGFTKREESEFDPFGAAHTSTSISAGLGFAVARDLKGEDGHVVAVIGDGAMSAGMAYEAMNNAGALGKRLIVILNDNDMSIAPPVGALSAHLAKLLSGKTYLSLRDQGRQLTRRLGRGLDSKITRAVEHARGYLTGGTLFDQLGFYYVGPIDGHNLDHLVPVLRNVRDAPNGPILVHVVTQKGKGYAPAEATADKYHAVVKFDVASGVQEKTVSSAPAYTKVFSQALLREAAQDERIVAITAAMPSGTGLDAFAKAHPSRFFDVGIAEQHAVTFAAGLACQGLKPVCAIYSTFLQRAYDQIVHDVALQKLPVRFAIDRAGLVGADGATHAGAFDTAYLGCLPGFVLMAAADEADLVHMVATACAHDEGPIALRYPRGEGLGVALPETGTPLEIGRGRVLREGTRVAILSYGTRLGECLLAAQTLDGMGLSTTVADARFAKPLDRALIRRLARNHEALITVEEGSVGGFGSFVLHALADDGLFEAGLKIKTLTLPDRFQDQDTQARMYAAAGLDAAAIVAVATGLCRPSQAAWRAAQAGSAALRLVPAHPPAAGPLHEAST
- a CDS encoding c-type cytochrome, with amino-acid sequence MRQLAYAAAAAVVTLLPAMAQAQDLAAGEKVFLQCRTCHQVGETAKNAVGPALNGLFDNRKAGTAAGYSYSAAYKSLDKVWSEDNFRVYIKDPRGVTPGTKMIYPGLKDDAQITNLIAYLKQFGPDGKKK